The following coding sequences are from one bacterium window:
- a CDS encoding efflux RND transporter periplasmic adaptor subunit: MKKLIGLIFIATCVIICLVIYLRGVKFPKVRIITPTISKIDSCLLTTGTIDAQLKTEICAKAKGVIDKVLVEENNKVTSGQELIIFNQQEAEKMVKEAQSQLDLTKRILIQAEQLLITTTGLYGKQEVLEDEVKNSESAYKKALVEKNISLENLRLAQEQLNNLIYLAPHSGTVIEKRVLPGQYVLQNEVLMKIVDLEKLQVSVNLLSIDARRVKLGQDASIKLEDLELSGYVKSIQPEEVSSKIIIELDTSKKLPEIKLGKRVEVKILTEHKENVVLLNSEAIFKEGRQSFVYLYKDGVATKRVVRIGITNQNQTEIIFGLTPQDKIILSAGSLKLKEGMKVRE; the protein is encoded by the coding sequence ATGAAAAAACTTATCGGGCTGATTTTTATTGCTACTTGCGTGATAATTTGTCTGGTGATTTATCTTAGGGGAGTAAAATTTCCAAAGGTAAGAATAATTACACCAACTATCAGTAAAATAGATTCTTGCCTCTTAACCACCGGAACTATAGATGCCCAACTTAAAACAGAAATTTGTGCGAAGGCTAAGGGCGTGATAGATAAAGTTTTGGTTGAGGAAAATAATAAGGTTACCTCTGGACAGGAACTTATTATCTTTAATCAACAAGAGGCAGAAAAAATGGTTAAAGAGGCACAATCACAATTAGACCTAACAAAAAGGATACTGATACAGGCAGAACAATTATTAATAACAACTACAGGGCTTTATGGAAAACAAGAGGTATTAGAAGACGAGGTTAAAAATAGTGAAAGTGCGTATAAAAAGGCTTTAGTCGAAAAAAATATATCTCTTGAAAACCTGAGACTTGCTCAAGAACAACTAAATAACTTAATTTATTTAGCCCCTCATTCAGGAACAGTTATAGAAAAAAGAGTTTTACCAGGGCAGTATGTTCTCCAAAATGAAGTTTTAATGAAAATAGTTGACTTAGAGAAATTGCAGGTATCTGTCAATCTCTTAAGTATTGATGCGAGAAGGGTAAAGTTAGGTCAGGATGCGTCCATTAAACTTGAGGATTTAGAATTGTCTGGATATGTCAAGTCTATTCAACCTGAAGAAGTAAGTTCTAAAATTATAATTGAATTGGATACCTCTAAAAAACTACCTGAAATAAAATTAGGAAAACGGGTAGAAGTAAAAATATTAACCGAGCATAAAGAAAATGTTGTTCTTTTAAACTCTGAGGCAATATTTAAAGAAGGCAGGCAAAGTTTTGTCTATCTTTATAAAGATGGAGTTGCCACAAAACGAGTTGTCCGCATAGGCATAACTAATCAAAATCAAACAGAGATAATCTTTGGTCTCACACCGCAGGATAAGATAATTCTCTCTGCTGGAAGTCTTAAACTAAAAGAGGGAATGAAAGTGAGAGAATGA